One part of the Leclercia sp. LSNIH1 genome encodes these proteins:
- the yigI gene encoding acyl-CoA thioesterase YigI — MSATLTAEEALKLVGEIFVYHMPFNRALGLELERYEKDFAQLSFNNQPMMVGNWAQSILHGGVIASALDVAAGLVCVGSTLTRHDTINEDELRQRLSRMGTIDLRVDYLRPGRGNRFTASSSLLRAGNKVAVARVELHNEEQLYIASATATYMVG, encoded by the coding sequence ATGTCTGCCACGCTTACTGCCGAAGAAGCGCTGAAGCTTGTCGGCGAGATTTTCGTCTACCACATGCCGTTCAACCGTGCTCTGGGGCTGGAGCTTGAGCGCTACGAAAAAGATTTCGCCCAACTGAGCTTTAACAATCAGCCAATGATGGTCGGTAACTGGGCTCAAAGCATTCTGCATGGCGGCGTTATTGCCTCCGCCCTCGACGTTGCAGCCGGTCTGGTCTGCGTTGGCAGCACCCTGACCCGCCACGACACCATTAACGAAGATGAGCTGCGCCAGCGCCTGTCGCGAATGGGAACCATCGACCTGCGCGTCGATTATCTGCGTCCGGGTCGCGGCAATCGCTTCACCGCCAGCAGCAGCCTGCTGCGTGCAGGCAATAAAGTCGCCGTCGCCCGCGTGGAACTGCATAACGAAGAGCAGCTCTATATCGCCAGCGCAACTGCCACTTATATGGTGGGTTGA
- the rarD gene encoding EamA family transporter RarD: protein MDAKQTRQGVLLALAAYFIWGIAPAYFKLIHYVPADEILTHRVIWSFFFMVALMSVSRQWSGVKTLLQMPKKIFLLALSAVLIGGNWLLFIWAVNNQHMLEASLGYFINPLVNIVLGMLFLGERFRRMQWLAVLLAFCGVLVQLWTFGSLPIIALGLAFSFAFYGLVRKKIAVEAQTGMLFETLWLLPVAAIYLFAIADSSTSHMGSNPWTLNVMLMAAGVVTTIPLLCFTGAATRLRLSTLGFFQYIGPTLMFLLAVLFYGEVPGADKMVTFAFIWVALAVFVADAIYTQRRTRRGL, encoded by the coding sequence ATGGATGCTAAACAGACGCGGCAGGGCGTTTTACTCGCGCTTGCCGCTTATTTTATCTGGGGTATCGCGCCCGCCTACTTCAAGCTGATTCACTACGTTCCTGCCGATGAAATTCTCACTCACCGCGTGATCTGGTCGTTTTTCTTTATGGTGGCCCTGATGAGCGTAAGCCGTCAGTGGTCAGGGGTGAAAACGCTTCTGCAAATGCCTAAGAAAATTTTCCTGCTGGCGCTCTCCGCCGTATTGATTGGCGGCAACTGGTTGCTGTTCATCTGGGCGGTGAACAACCAGCATATGCTGGAGGCGAGCCTCGGCTATTTCATTAACCCGCTGGTGAATATCGTGCTGGGGATGTTGTTCCTCGGCGAGCGCTTCCGTCGGATGCAGTGGCTGGCGGTGCTTCTCGCCTTTTGTGGCGTGCTGGTTCAGCTGTGGACCTTTGGCTCGCTGCCGATCATCGCTCTGGGGCTGGCGTTCAGCTTCGCCTTTTATGGTCTGGTACGTAAAAAAATCGCCGTCGAAGCGCAAACCGGGATGCTGTTTGAAACCCTGTGGCTGCTGCCAGTGGCCGCCATTTATCTGTTTGCTATCGCCGACAGCAGCACCAGCCATATGGGCAGCAACCCGTGGACGCTGAACGTGATGCTGATGGCCGCCGGTGTGGTCACGACCATCCCGCTGCTCTGCTTTACCGGTGCGGCAACGCGCTTGCGCCTGTCAACGCTGGGCTTCTTCCAGTATATCGGCCCGACGCTGATGTTCCTGCTGGCGGTGCTGTTCTACGGCGAAGTGCCGGGTGCGGATAAGATGGTGACTTTCGCGTTTATCTGGGTGGCGCTGGCGGTGTTTGTGGCGGATGCGATTTATACCCAGCGCAGGACGCGCAGAGGGCTGTAG
- the corA gene encoding magnesium/cobalt transporter CorA, with the protein MLSAFQLEKNRLIRLEAEESQPLIDAVWVDLVEPDDDERLRVQSELGQSLATRPELEDIEASARFFEDEDGLHIHSFFFFEDAEDHAGNSTVAFTIRDGRLFTLRERELPAFRLYRMRARNQAMVDGNAYELLLDLFETKIEQLADEIENIYSDLEELSRVIMEGHQGDEYDEALSTLAELEDIGWKVRLCLMDTQRALNFLVRKARLPGGQLEQAREILRDIESLLPHNESLFQKVNFLMQAAMGFINIEQNRIIKIFSVVSVVFLPPTLVASSYGMNFEFMPELKWSFGYPGAIVFMVLAGLAPYLYFKRRNWL; encoded by the coding sequence ATGCTGAGCGCATTTCAACTGGAAAAAAACCGACTGATTCGGCTTGAAGCTGAAGAGTCACAACCCCTCATTGATGCCGTTTGGGTGGATCTGGTCGAACCGGATGACGACGAACGCCTGCGCGTACAATCTGAGCTCGGACAAAGCCTGGCCACCCGCCCGGAACTGGAAGACATCGAAGCATCGGCCCGTTTCTTTGAAGACGAAGATGGCCTGCATATTCACTCCTTTTTCTTCTTTGAAGATGCCGAAGATCACGCCGGTAACTCCACCGTCGCATTTACCATCCGCGATGGCCGCCTGTTTACCCTGCGCGAGCGTGAACTGCCTGCGTTCCGCCTCTACCGTATGCGTGCCCGTAACCAGGCGATGGTGGACGGCAACGCCTATGAGCTGCTGCTTGACCTGTTTGAAACCAAAATCGAACAGCTGGCGGATGAGATTGAGAACATCTACAGCGATCTGGAAGAGCTGAGCCGGGTGATCATGGAAGGGCATCAGGGCGATGAGTACGATGAAGCGCTGTCAACGCTGGCAGAGCTGGAAGATATCGGCTGGAAAGTCCGTCTGTGTCTGATGGATACCCAGCGCGCGCTGAACTTCCTGGTGCGCAAGGCACGTCTGCCGGGTGGGCAGCTGGAGCAGGCGCGTGAGATCCTCCGCGATATCGAATCCCTGCTGCCGCACAACGAATCCCTGTTCCAGAAGGTGAACTTCCTGATGCAGGCGGCGATGGGCTTTATCAACATCGAGCAGAACCGCATCATCAAGATCTTCTCAGTGGTGTCGGTGGTCTTCCTGCCGCCTACCTTAGTGGCGTCCAGCTACGGGATGAACTTCGAGTTTATGCCGGAGCTGAAGTGGAGCTTTGGCTACCCGGGGGCGATTGTCTTTATGGTGCTTGCCGGGCTGGCGCCGTATCTCTACTTCAAGCGCCGTAACTGGTTGTGA
- the ysgD gene encoding YsgD/CorL family protein: MDTPSRYWLNSLSSRNNS, encoded by the coding sequence TTGGACACACCCAGTAGATACTGGCTCAATTCCCTGTCATCCAGGAACAACTCCTAA